In Monomorium pharaonis isolate MP-MQ-018 chromosome 3, ASM1337386v2, whole genome shotgun sequence, a genomic segment contains:
- the LOC105841153 gene encoding uncharacterized protein LOC105841153 isoform X2, producing MKLTTANTIHFFSQRITYYNGQWYCYQCKTTFQNLEEAQHHSKNDHSSQTETSDFIDKSIIKILANKKYKSLLKQGLIIRDVQQDYVCVSCQSSVSTLDDFWEHSKEENHQKSANDILKSSTKERDTNGKINSIQSDGPVNKEKSAEHKNKSNLLAKVQPIYENKLTIDHSNNSTQMTNYQTIASVPYALMQERQAYKQFVMQQTLHYGQWYCHWCKCTFQSLADVTCHLHKIHPDIGNQITNFNKFNNFTLLDTNYRKLLNNEIAKQNYFCIPCQCSLPSIDHFHEHSMGKRHTHMISKKKYIDANIISENLANKQEALNNETESKIYDQAVSLNVAKNYLIRDLPSNCKAKKENIVSSESYSKDSTSDNLQIEKYIYKAFCCLCDVFIFNTVIKNHVIIETHAFIASQLEISSKQTMCIMKIEEERNTIKVNGKYLDGIIWPKYTSTATKYICDQCNKTIEENDVINHERTVHENSMISSMKFICNWPLIGDFNIAIYYPLFKCSFCNEIIHGVLSLSMHFSKSKHKENIKLMIDIKRQHDSYKNVQIYLEPIECLSLISFENNGRIVQVKEQPVMYIKNHCTTFSKNILFDKLIYICFACQYTCYKTNDIIQHLCNKKHLQDFKNIFLTYNYIHNISTSKKHNVNKAHEVKSLVSKDASISDGSSNYNINKTQVNTKQHCNRNLMGAINADNKSDRSRQNKNNFGFFISSDIFAEINKLMVPIKLDTDFNKKKENIPNQTHKNYNQMYKREFLDFEDIMFTCNQKRLNEIKLNLQFFLLRDDKMLCLLCNNLHAHDAQTIYEHINTDIHTARLHKNSIEHTELLKELIKVQSHEHAKCFACNIDVCADSHKHRTSAPGQYVPNYKDHITHSVHKTNRNMMHVRVEQILKEFQDLWYSIQYFACVECKVRIKTKIQFMKHLSAVHSAVLKNKDNSMFEFCLTCATLWYKTEKYGINIRQNYQVHCQQSTHKYLKKNNDFDISLPLKDLLSKVNETTANLFKLSNDVLNDPKVIQLTNALTHIFKTHRLPVEVYIFGSRITGLALPDSDIDIYLNFGGECTDPKLIKNRSKQIQDCLRTDKNWDIELTLDTSRTPIIKVKHRLTGLYCDLSFINGLSVENSKFIRFFNMACPLCHKLTLFLKKWLLLKGLTGPDGITNYTLTWLVIFYFQVKFQIPTIATLIKSYNRLKIVSNWETEVKNTILINVPKISIEKLLSGFFNYYRKFDYKQFVICPLLGQVCCKRSFTEVSTLPECMVLYVAQLQNEQCEYFRIDSPMCVQDPFDLSHNLTKAVQIITLKRFKDYCDTSFSMLHQITTSLKQNYKNL from the exons ATGAAACTTACCACAGCGAacacaatacattttttcagtCAACGTATAACGTATTATAATGGACAATGGTATTGTTATCAATGTAAAACTACATTCCAAAATTTGGAGGAAGCGCAACATCATTCGAAAAATGATCACTCGAGTCAAACGGAAACGTCTGATTTTATAGAcaaatctattattaaaatattagcaaataaaaaatacaaatccTTATTAAAACAGGGTCTAATAATAAGAGATGTTCAACAGGATTACGTTTGCGTATCTTGCCAATCTTCAGTATCTACTCTTGATGATTTTTGGGAACActcaaaagaagaaaatcacCAAAAATCTGCAAATGACATATTAAAAAGTTCTACAAAAGAACGAGACACGAACGgcaaaataaatagtattcaAAGTGATGGTCctgttaataaagaaaaatcagCGGAACATAAAAACAAATCAAATCTTTTGGCAAAAGTACAGCCGATCTATGAGAACAAATTAACGATAGACCACTCGAACAATTCTACGCAAATGACAAACTACCAAACTATTGCAAGTGTGCCTTACGCTCTGATGCAGGAGAGGCAAGCGTATAAACAGTTCGTAATGCAACAAACATTACATTATGGACAATGGTATTGTCACTGGTGTAAATGTACGTTTCAAAGCTTGGCAGATGTAACGTgtcatttacataaaattcatCCCGACATCGGCAatcaaataacaaatttcaataagtttaataattttacattgttagACACGAATTACAGGAAGTtattgaataatgaaatagcaaaacaaaattacttttgcatACCATGCCAGTGCTCCCTACCATCCATAGATCATTTTCATGAGCATTCAATGGGGAAGAGACATACACACATGAtcagtaagaaaaaatatatagatgcTAATATCATATCAGAAAATCTTGCAAATAAACAAGaagctttaaataatgaaacagAATCTAAAATTTACGATCAAGCTGTTTCTCTCAATGtcgctaaaaattatttaatcagaGATCTTCCAAGCAACTGTAAggcaaaaaaggaaaatatagtTTCTTCTGAATCCTATAGCAAAGACAGTACTAGTGATAAtctacaaattgaaaaatatatttataaggcTTTTTGTTGTTTATGCGATGTGTTTATCTTTAACactgttataaaaaatcatgtaATAATTGAGACGCATGCATTTATTGCATCTCAACTAGAAATCTCCAGTAAGCAAACAAtgtgcattatgaaaatagaaGAGGAGAGAAACACTATTAAGGTAAACGGTAAATACTTAGACGGAATAATATGGCCAAAATACACGTCAACGGCaacaaaatacatttgtgatcAATGTAATAAGACAATCGAAGAGAATGATGTAATAAATCACGAGAGAACAGTACATGAAAATAGTATGATATCGTCGATGAAATTCATTTGTAATTGGCCATTGAttggagattttaatattgctaTTTATTATCCACTGTTTAAGTGCTCGTTCTGCAATGAAATAATACATGGTGTATTATCGTTGTCAATGCATTTTTCGAAATCTAAgcacaaagaaaatattaaattaatgattgaCATTAAAAGACAGCATGATAGTTACAAAAACgtacaaatatatttggaGCCTATTGAATGTTTAAGTCTAATCTCTTTCGAAAATAATGGCAGAATTGTTCAAGTTAAAGAACAACctgtaatgtatataaaaaatcattgtACAACTTTCagcaaaaacattttattcgataaattaatttacatttgctTTGCTTGTCAATATACGTGTTATAAAACTAACGATATAATTcaacatttatgtaataaaaaacatttacaagactttaaaaatatttttctcacatataattatatacataatatatctacatcaaaaaaacataatgtaaataaagcaCACGAAGTAAAATCTTTAGTTTCTAAAGATGCGTCAATTAGCGATGGATCATCGaactataatattaacaaaacacaagtaaatacaaaacaacattgtaatcgtaatttgatgggTGCAATAAATGCTGATAACAAAAGTGACAGATCGcgtcaaaataaaaacaattttggtttttttatatctagcGATATATTCgcggaaattaataaattaatggtaCCAATAAAGTTGGATACagatttcaataaaaagaaggaaaacatTCCAAATCAAACACATAAAAACTATAATCAAATGTATAAAAGAGAATTTCTCGACTTTGAGGACATCATGTTTACCTGCAATCAAAAGAGGCTAAATGAGATTAAATTGAATctacaatttttcttattacgtGACGATAAAATGCTTTGtcttttatgtaacaatttgcATGCACACGATGCACAGACAATATATGAACACATAAATACTGACATACATACTGCAAGACTACATAAGAACAGTATCGAACATACTGAACTATTAAAGGAgttaataaaagtacaatCTCACGAACATGCTAAATGTTTTGCCTGCAATATTGATGTGTGTGCAGATTCGCACAAACATAGAACGTCTGCACCTGGACAATACGTTCCAAATTATAAAGATCATATTACACATTCCGTACACAAAACCAATCGCAATATGATGCATGTCCGGGTTGaacaaatattgaaagaatttCAAGATTTGTGGTACAGTATTCAGTATTTCGCTTGCGTCGAGTGCAAAGTGAGAATCAAAACAAAGATACAATTTATGAAACATCTTAGCGCCGTACACTCTGCAGTCCTGAAAAACAAGGACAATTCGATGTTTGAATTCTGTTTGACGTGTGCCACTTTATGGTacaaaacagaaaaatatggTATTAACATTCGTCAAAATTATCAAGTACACTGTCAGCAATCGACGCataagtatttaaagaaaaataatgattttgacATATCGCTGCCTCTGAAGGATTTGCTGAGTAAGGTCAACGAAACTACTGCTAATTTGTTTAAGTTGTCGAACGACGTATTAAATGATCCGAAAGTAATTCAACTCACGAATGCATTAACGCATATCTTTAAAACACATCGATTACCTGTAGAAGTGTATATATTCGGCTCAAGGATCACTGGCTTAGCATTGCCAGATAGTGACATTGATATATATCTTAACTTtg gTGGCGAATGTACCGatcctaaattaattaaaaacagaagTAAGCAAATTCAAGACTGTCTACGTACCGACAAAAACTGGGACATTGAATTAACTTTGGACACGAGTAGAACacctataataaaagtaaaacatagATTAACGGGACTCTATTGTGATCTCTCGTTTATAAATGGTCTGTCTGTGGAAAATTCTAAGTTTATTAG GTTTTTCAACATGGCATGTCCACTGTGCCACAAGTTAACACTCTTTCTGAAAAAGTGGCTTTTGCTGAAAGGTTTGACCGGCCCTGATGGAATAACGAATTATACCCTTACCTGGCTAGTCATCTTTTATTTCCAAGTCAAATTTCAAATACCGACTATTGCTaccttaataaaaagttataatcgATTGAAAATCGTTTCta ATTGGGAAACTGAAGTTAAGAATACTATTCTTATTAATGTACCCAAGATATCAATCGAGAAATTGCTGTCGGGATTTTTCAACTATTACAGAAAATTCGACTACAAACAATTTGTAATATGTCCGTTATTAGGCCAGGTATGCTGCAAGAGATCTTTTACGGAAGTATCGACTTTACCTGAATGTATGGTCTTGTACGTTGCACAATTGCAGAATGAACAATGTGAATATTTTCGTATTGACTCGCCTATGTGTGTGCAAGATCCATTTGATCTCTCACACAACTTAACAAAGGCTGTACAAATTATAACTCTTAAACGCTTTAAAGATTATTGTGACACAAGTTTTTCAATGTTACATCAGATTACGACTTcgctaaaacaaaattataaaaatttataa
- the LOC105841153 gene encoding uncharacterized protein LOC105841153 isoform X1: MVLILVYYLNLRILLHVYYFITDLFRYRQENRHSMKLTTANTIHFFSQRITYYNGQWYCYQCKTTFQNLEEAQHHSKNDHSSQTETSDFIDKSIIKILANKKYKSLLKQGLIIRDVQQDYVCVSCQSSVSTLDDFWEHSKEENHQKSANDILKSSTKERDTNGKINSIQSDGPVNKEKSAEHKNKSNLLAKVQPIYENKLTIDHSNNSTQMTNYQTIASVPYALMQERQAYKQFVMQQTLHYGQWYCHWCKCTFQSLADVTCHLHKIHPDIGNQITNFNKFNNFTLLDTNYRKLLNNEIAKQNYFCIPCQCSLPSIDHFHEHSMGKRHTHMISKKKYIDANIISENLANKQEALNNETESKIYDQAVSLNVAKNYLIRDLPSNCKAKKENIVSSESYSKDSTSDNLQIEKYIYKAFCCLCDVFIFNTVIKNHVIIETHAFIASQLEISSKQTMCIMKIEEERNTIKVNGKYLDGIIWPKYTSTATKYICDQCNKTIEENDVINHERTVHENSMISSMKFICNWPLIGDFNIAIYYPLFKCSFCNEIIHGVLSLSMHFSKSKHKENIKLMIDIKRQHDSYKNVQIYLEPIECLSLISFENNGRIVQVKEQPVMYIKNHCTTFSKNILFDKLIYICFACQYTCYKTNDIIQHLCNKKHLQDFKNIFLTYNYIHNISTSKKHNVNKAHEVKSLVSKDASISDGSSNYNINKTQVNTKQHCNRNLMGAINADNKSDRSRQNKNNFGFFISSDIFAEINKLMVPIKLDTDFNKKKENIPNQTHKNYNQMYKREFLDFEDIMFTCNQKRLNEIKLNLQFFLLRDDKMLCLLCNNLHAHDAQTIYEHINTDIHTARLHKNSIEHTELLKELIKVQSHEHAKCFACNIDVCADSHKHRTSAPGQYVPNYKDHITHSVHKTNRNMMHVRVEQILKEFQDLWYSIQYFACVECKVRIKTKIQFMKHLSAVHSAVLKNKDNSMFEFCLTCATLWYKTEKYGINIRQNYQVHCQQSTHKYLKKNNDFDISLPLKDLLSKVNETTANLFKLSNDVLNDPKVIQLTNALTHIFKTHRLPVEVYIFGSRITGLALPDSDIDIYLNFGGECTDPKLIKNRSKQIQDCLRTDKNWDIELTLDTSRTPIIKVKHRLTGLYCDLSFINGLSVENSKFIRFFNMACPLCHKLTLFLKKWLLLKGLTGPDGITNYTLTWLVIFYFQVKFQIPTIATLIKSYNRLKIVSNWETEVKNTILINVPKISIEKLLSGFFNYYRKFDYKQFVICPLLGQVCCKRSFTEVSTLPECMVLYVAQLQNEQCEYFRIDSPMCVQDPFDLSHNLTKAVQIITLKRFKDYCDTSFSMLHQITTSLKQNYKNL, translated from the exons ATGGTTCTGATCCTTGTCTATTACTTGAATCTCAgaatattattacatgtatattatttcattacagATTTGTTTCGTTATAGACAGGAGAACAGACACAGTATGAAACTTACCACAGCGAacacaatacattttttcagtCAACGTATAACGTATTATAATGGACAATGGTATTGTTATCAATGTAAAACTACATTCCAAAATTTGGAGGAAGCGCAACATCATTCGAAAAATGATCACTCGAGTCAAACGGAAACGTCTGATTTTATAGAcaaatctattattaaaatattagcaaataaaaaatacaaatccTTATTAAAACAGGGTCTAATAATAAGAGATGTTCAACAGGATTACGTTTGCGTATCTTGCCAATCTTCAGTATCTACTCTTGATGATTTTTGGGAACActcaaaagaagaaaatcacCAAAAATCTGCAAATGACATATTAAAAAGTTCTACAAAAGAACGAGACACGAACGgcaaaataaatagtattcaAAGTGATGGTCctgttaataaagaaaaatcagCGGAACATAAAAACAAATCAAATCTTTTGGCAAAAGTACAGCCGATCTATGAGAACAAATTAACGATAGACCACTCGAACAATTCTACGCAAATGACAAACTACCAAACTATTGCAAGTGTGCCTTACGCTCTGATGCAGGAGAGGCAAGCGTATAAACAGTTCGTAATGCAACAAACATTACATTATGGACAATGGTATTGTCACTGGTGTAAATGTACGTTTCAAAGCTTGGCAGATGTAACGTgtcatttacataaaattcatCCCGACATCGGCAatcaaataacaaatttcaataagtttaataattttacattgttagACACGAATTACAGGAAGTtattgaataatgaaatagcaaaacaaaattacttttgcatACCATGCCAGTGCTCCCTACCATCCATAGATCATTTTCATGAGCATTCAATGGGGAAGAGACATACACACATGAtcagtaagaaaaaatatatagatgcTAATATCATATCAGAAAATCTTGCAAATAAACAAGaagctttaaataatgaaacagAATCTAAAATTTACGATCAAGCTGTTTCTCTCAATGtcgctaaaaattatttaatcagaGATCTTCCAAGCAACTGTAAggcaaaaaaggaaaatatagtTTCTTCTGAATCCTATAGCAAAGACAGTACTAGTGATAAtctacaaattgaaaaatatatttataaggcTTTTTGTTGTTTATGCGATGTGTTTATCTTTAACactgttataaaaaatcatgtaATAATTGAGACGCATGCATTTATTGCATCTCAACTAGAAATCTCCAGTAAGCAAACAAtgtgcattatgaaaatagaaGAGGAGAGAAACACTATTAAGGTAAACGGTAAATACTTAGACGGAATAATATGGCCAAAATACACGTCAACGGCaacaaaatacatttgtgatcAATGTAATAAGACAATCGAAGAGAATGATGTAATAAATCACGAGAGAACAGTACATGAAAATAGTATGATATCGTCGATGAAATTCATTTGTAATTGGCCATTGAttggagattttaatattgctaTTTATTATCCACTGTTTAAGTGCTCGTTCTGCAATGAAATAATACATGGTGTATTATCGTTGTCAATGCATTTTTCGAAATCTAAgcacaaagaaaatattaaattaatgattgaCATTAAAAGACAGCATGATAGTTACAAAAACgtacaaatatatttggaGCCTATTGAATGTTTAAGTCTAATCTCTTTCGAAAATAATGGCAGAATTGTTCAAGTTAAAGAACAACctgtaatgtatataaaaaatcattgtACAACTTTCagcaaaaacattttattcgataaattaatttacatttgctTTGCTTGTCAATATACGTGTTATAAAACTAACGATATAATTcaacatttatgtaataaaaaacatttacaagactttaaaaatatttttctcacatataattatatacataatatatctacatcaaaaaaacataatgtaaataaagcaCACGAAGTAAAATCTTTAGTTTCTAAAGATGCGTCAATTAGCGATGGATCATCGaactataatattaacaaaacacaagtaaatacaaaacaacattgtaatcgtaatttgatgggTGCAATAAATGCTGATAACAAAAGTGACAGATCGcgtcaaaataaaaacaattttggtttttttatatctagcGATATATTCgcggaaattaataaattaatggtaCCAATAAAGTTGGATACagatttcaataaaaagaaggaaaacatTCCAAATCAAACACATAAAAACTATAATCAAATGTATAAAAGAGAATTTCTCGACTTTGAGGACATCATGTTTACCTGCAATCAAAAGAGGCTAAATGAGATTAAATTGAATctacaatttttcttattacgtGACGATAAAATGCTTTGtcttttatgtaacaatttgcATGCACACGATGCACAGACAATATATGAACACATAAATACTGACATACATACTGCAAGACTACATAAGAACAGTATCGAACATACTGAACTATTAAAGGAgttaataaaagtacaatCTCACGAACATGCTAAATGTTTTGCCTGCAATATTGATGTGTGTGCAGATTCGCACAAACATAGAACGTCTGCACCTGGACAATACGTTCCAAATTATAAAGATCATATTACACATTCCGTACACAAAACCAATCGCAATATGATGCATGTCCGGGTTGaacaaatattgaaagaatttCAAGATTTGTGGTACAGTATTCAGTATTTCGCTTGCGTCGAGTGCAAAGTGAGAATCAAAACAAAGATACAATTTATGAAACATCTTAGCGCCGTACACTCTGCAGTCCTGAAAAACAAGGACAATTCGATGTTTGAATTCTGTTTGACGTGTGCCACTTTATGGTacaaaacagaaaaatatggTATTAACATTCGTCAAAATTATCAAGTACACTGTCAGCAATCGACGCataagtatttaaagaaaaataatgattttgacATATCGCTGCCTCTGAAGGATTTGCTGAGTAAGGTCAACGAAACTACTGCTAATTTGTTTAAGTTGTCGAACGACGTATTAAATGATCCGAAAGTAATTCAACTCACGAATGCATTAACGCATATCTTTAAAACACATCGATTACCTGTAGAAGTGTATATATTCGGCTCAAGGATCACTGGCTTAGCATTGCCAGATAGTGACATTGATATATATCTTAACTTtg gTGGCGAATGTACCGatcctaaattaattaaaaacagaagTAAGCAAATTCAAGACTGTCTACGTACCGACAAAAACTGGGACATTGAATTAACTTTGGACACGAGTAGAACacctataataaaagtaaaacatagATTAACGGGACTCTATTGTGATCTCTCGTTTATAAATGGTCTGTCTGTGGAAAATTCTAAGTTTATTAG GTTTTTCAACATGGCATGTCCACTGTGCCACAAGTTAACACTCTTTCTGAAAAAGTGGCTTTTGCTGAAAGGTTTGACCGGCCCTGATGGAATAACGAATTATACCCTTACCTGGCTAGTCATCTTTTATTTCCAAGTCAAATTTCAAATACCGACTATTGCTaccttaataaaaagttataatcgATTGAAAATCGTTTCta ATTGGGAAACTGAAGTTAAGAATACTATTCTTATTAATGTACCCAAGATATCAATCGAGAAATTGCTGTCGGGATTTTTCAACTATTACAGAAAATTCGACTACAAACAATTTGTAATATGTCCGTTATTAGGCCAGGTATGCTGCAAGAGATCTTTTACGGAAGTATCGACTTTACCTGAATGTATGGTCTTGTACGTTGCACAATTGCAGAATGAACAATGTGAATATTTTCGTATTGACTCGCCTATGTGTGTGCAAGATCCATTTGATCTCTCACACAACTTAACAAAGGCTGTACAAATTATAACTCTTAAACGCTTTAAAGATTATTGTGACACAAGTTTTTCAATGTTACATCAGATTACGACTTcgctaaaacaaaattataaaaatttataa